A genomic region of Eucalyptus grandis isolate ANBG69807.140 chromosome 5, ASM1654582v1, whole genome shotgun sequence contains the following coding sequences:
- the LOC104447599 gene encoding UPF0051 protein ABCI8, chloroplastic → MGSPQDRRPQALEPHRPAAGGGGVRLRVRADVGYETRRPDPGSPSTSAAAAAVAPAAPSYDEKIAQILSFNDYDEKYGFNVDIDSFSIPKGLSRETVRLISQLKEEPEWMLEFRLSAFEKFLKMKEPKWSDNAYPSIDFQDVCYYSAPKKKPALNSLDEADPELVKYFDRLGIPLNERNRLANVAVDAVLDSVSIATTHRETLHKAGVIFCSISEAIKEYPDLVRKYLGRVVPSEDNYYAALNSAVFSDGSFCYIPKDTKCPMQISTYFRINAMETGQFERTLIVAEDRSFVEYLEGCTAPSYDRNQLHAAVVELYCAEGAEIKYSTVQNWYAGDEDGKGGIYNFVTKRGLCAGNRSKISWTQVETGSAITWKYPSVVLEGDDTVGEFYSVALTNNHQQADTGTKMIHKGKNTRSRIISKGISAGFSRNCYRGLVQVQSKAENARNSSQCDSMLIGDKAAANTYPYIQVKNPTARIEHEASTSKIGEDQLFYFQQRGIDYEKAMAAMISGFCRDVFNELPDEFGAEVHQLMSLKLEGSVG, encoded by the exons ACGCGGCGGCCCGACCCAGGTAGCCCCTCcacgtccgccgccgccgccgccgtcgccccgGCGGCCCCCAGCTACGACGAGAAGATCGCCCAGATCCTGAGCTTCAACGATTACGACGAGAAGTACGGGTTCAACGTGGATATCGATTCGTTCTCGATCCCGAAGGGTCTTTCTCGGGAGACGGTGCGGCTGATTTCGCAGCTCAAGGAGGAGCCCGAGTGGATGCTCGAGTTCAGGCTGAGCGCCTTCGAGAAGTTCTTGAAGATGAAGGAGCCCAAGTGGTCGGACAACGCGTACCCGTCGATCGATTTCCAGGACGTCTGCTACTACTCGGCTCCCAAGAAGAAGCCCGCCTTGAATAGCCTCGACGAGGCCGACCCGGAGCTGGTCAAGTACTTCGACAGGCTGGGCATCCCTCTGAACGAGCGGAACCGGCTCGCCAACGTCGCCGTCGACGCGGTGCTCGACAGCGTCTCCATCGCGACCACCCACAGGGAGACGCTGCACAAGGCCGGCGTGATCTTCTGCTCGATATCCGAGGCGATTAAGGAGTACCCGGATCTCGTGAGGAAGTATCTGGGGAGAGTCGTGCCGAGTGAGGATAATTACTATGCTGCTTTGAATTCTGCGGTGTTTAGTGATGGGTCGTTTTGTTATATACCGAAGGACACCAAGTGCCCGATGCAGATTTCGACTTATTTTAGGATAAACGCGATGGAGACCGGGCAATTCGAGAGGACTCTGATAGTGGCGGAGGACCGGAGTTTCGTGGAGTATCTGGAGGGGTGCACCGCCCCGTCTTATGATCGGAATCAGCTACATGCTGCTGTGGTCGAGTTGTATTGTGCCGAAGGCGCGGAGATCAAGTACTCCACGGTGCAGAACTGGTATGCTGGGGATGAGGACGGGAAAGGAGGGATCTACAATTTTGTCACGAAGAGGGGCCTTTGCGCAGGAAACCGCTCGAAGATTTCTTGGACACAGGTGGAGACAGGGTCTGCCATTACTTGGAAGTACCCGAGTGTAGTTTTGGAGGGCGATGATACTGTGGGAGAGTTCTATTCGGTAGCGTTGACGAATAATCATCAACAGGCAGATACAGGAACAAAGATGATACATAAGGGGAAGAATACCCGAAGTAGGATTATTTCGAAGGGTATTTCGGCTGGATTCTCTAGAAATTGCTATAGGGGGCTTGTTCAGGTCCAGTCGAAGGCGGAAAATGCTCGAAATTCTTCGCAATGTGATTCCATGCTCATTGGTGACAAAGCTGCTGCCAACACCTATCCCTATATCCAG GTGAAAAATCCCACTGCTCGCATCGAGCATGAGGCGAGTACCTCAAAGATCGGTGAGGACCAGCTATTCTACTTCCAGCAGAGGGGGATCGACTATGAGAAAGCTATGGCTGCCATGATCTCCGGGTTCTGCCGCGACGTGTTCAACGAGCTCCCCGACGAGTTCGGTGCCGAGGTGCATCAGCTCATGAGCTTGAAGCTCGAGGGATCAGTGGGTTAG
- the LOC104445721 gene encoding protein LTV1 homolog: MGRKSKKFIDKKKAATFQLMSRDSADDPGFGDAPGGDRIFVRVDNNPCSVDTLEDDGGGGGGDDDVFADAPGDFDDGEDGAVSASASASGSGLPEHVRREILELGFPDDGYNYLGHLREIRNAGGGSAFYQNPKARLDLVPKDVKAYDASRIQVPKVEGNPHNESIYSVAANSVNVRVQKAVDPEVNALLDDSDLSRFGSDVEDLEEDFVVQANHPEGEDSIVGGNSQCPRMPAAMGSVINGLDTAAGRERQIDNGFPHEIRSRFVERNDKFDDEKPRERRPLDEQFDLLECQEYGSEDDDNDDGYGGYMAEEDESLALKLKQAFDDKVVDDLEIDDKYRVPADLLKDNDVKSKQLQDSAADLIRRCVEYADKYENENDDKEVVIVEESSDESEVWDCESIVSTYSNLDNHPGKIEAPMGARKKKLASTISVALGAANPLISLKGKEKLPVDYLPRGMKSSAEKVKGGSVSRNEQPRRKQHGQESKEEKKERKAAVKEERREARRMKKETKELYRCEAQQAQKVAATTGPSSIPLM; this comes from the exons ATGGGGCGGAAGTCGAAGAAGTTCATCGACAAGAAGAAGGCGGCGACGTTCCAGCTGATGTCCCGCGACTCCGCCGACGACCCCGGCTTCGGTGACGCTCCCGGCGGCGACCGCATCTTCGTCCGCGTCGACAACAACCCCTGCTCCGTCGACACCCTGGAGGacgacggcggaggcggcggcggcgatgacgATGTGTTTGCCGACGCGCCCGGCGACTTCGACGACGGCGAGGATGGAGCC gtgtcggcgtcggcgtcggcgtcggggtcGGGGCTGCCGGAGCATGTGAGGAGGGAGATTTTGGAGCTTGGGTTTCCGGACGACGGTTATAATTACTTGGGGCATTTGAGGGAGATTAGGAATGCGGGCGGCGGTTCCGCTTTCTATCAGAATCCTAAGGCTAGGCTTGATCTTGTCCCGAAAGATGTCAAG GCTTATGATGCTTCGCGCATACAAGTCCCTAAAGTGGAAGGCAATCCTCACAATGAATCGATTTATAGTGTTGCCGCCAATAGTGTTAATGTGAGAGTGCAGAAAGCCGTTGATCCTGAAGTTAATGCATTACTTGATGATAGTGACCTCTCGCGTTTTGGATCCGATGTCGAGGACTTGGAAGAAGATTTTGTTGTTCAGGCGAACCATCCCGAAGGCGAGGACAGTATTGTGGGGGGAAATTCGCAATGTCCCAGGATGCCTGCAGCGATGGGGAGTGTCATCAATGGATTGGACACTGCTGCTGGTCGAGAGAGACAAATTGACAATGGCTTTCCTCATGAAATAAGAAGCCGGTTTGTGGAACGAAATGACAAATTTGATGACGAGAAGCCACGGGAACGTCGTCCGCTAGATGAACAATTTGATCTT CTTGAATGTCAGGAGTATGGATCTGAGGACGACGACAATGATGATGGTTATGGTGGTTATATGGCTGAAGAAGACGAATCCCTTGCTTTGAAACTCAAACAGGCGTTTGATGACAAAGTTGTGGATGACTTGGAAATTGATGACAAGTATAGAGTTCCAGCTGATTTATTGAAAGACAATGACGTGAAAAGCAAACAGCTACAGGATTCTGCTGCTGATTTGATCCGTCGTTGTGTGGAATATGCAGACAAGtatgaaaatgagaatgacgACAAAGAAGTAGTTATTGTAGAAGAAAGTAGTGATGAATCTGAGGTGTGGGACTGCGAATCTATTGTCTCTACATATTCGAATCTTGATAATCACCCAGGTAAAATTGAAGCACCGATGGGAGccagaaagaagaaattggccAGTACAATTTCTGTTGCTTTAGGTGCAGCCAATCCGTTAATATCcctcaaaggaaaagaaaaacttccTGTTGACTATCTGCCACGGGGCATGAAGTCTTCAGCGGAAAAGGTCAAGGGTGGCAGCGTGTCGAGGAATGAGCAGCCTAGGAGGAAACAGCATGGTCAAGAgtcaaaggaagagaagaaagagcgCAAG GCTGCCGTGAAGGAGGAAAGGCGGGAAGCACGCCGAATGAAAAAGGAAACGAAGGAGCTTTACAGGTGCGAAGCGCAGCAGGCGCAAAAAGTGGCTGCCACCACTGGACCATCTTCCATCCCTCTCATGTAG